The following coding sequences are from one Spartinivicinus poritis window:
- a CDS encoding DUF4336 domain-containing protein has protein sequence MLKQLAENLWTIESSMRFLGADIALRMTVVRLSDSKLVLISPVVLDEALVDALSQLGDIAYIVAPNLMHHLYAEQAKQHFPEAKLLVAPGLPDKRKDLAFDYVFDNQSFQPWQGELNHFVFTALPILNEVVFFHSASNSLIVTDLVCNIQKVDRSLFSLYLQLSGVLGRLAMSRLFRLLMRNKTHAREQLQQILHWNFERIVMAHGEVIEQSGQQKLKEAVSWLRL, from the coding sequence ATGTTAAAACAACTAGCAGAAAACCTATGGACGATAGAAAGCAGTATGCGTTTTTTAGGGGCTGATATTGCACTTAGGATGACTGTAGTGCGCTTATCAGATAGCAAGTTGGTATTAATTAGTCCAGTGGTATTAGATGAGGCATTGGTTGATGCATTAAGCCAGTTAGGTGATATAGCTTATATTGTGGCACCTAACTTGATGCATCACTTATATGCTGAACAAGCGAAGCAACACTTTCCTGAGGCTAAGTTATTAGTTGCGCCTGGTTTGCCTGACAAGCGCAAGGATCTAGCATTTGATTATGTATTTGATAATCAATCTTTTCAGCCTTGGCAAGGAGAGCTTAATCACTTTGTATTTACAGCTTTGCCTATTTTGAATGAAGTAGTGTTTTTTCACTCAGCAAGTAATAGTCTAATTGTGACGGATTTGGTGTGCAATATTCAAAAAGTTGATAGGTCTTTATTTAGCCTTTATCTACAGCTGTCGGGTGTTTTAGGAAGGTTGGCTATGAGTCGGTTGTTTCGCTTATTAATGCGCAATAAAACCCATGCCAGGGAACAGTTGCAACAAATTTTACATTGGAACTTTGAACGAATTGTCATGGCTCATGGAGAAGTTATTGAGCAATCAGGTCAGCAGAAGCTAAAAGAAGCTGTCAGTTGGTTACGTTTATAG
- a CDS encoding cold-shock protein: MSSNIGHVKWFNETKGFGFIEQENGSDVFVHYSAINGTGHRTLLEGQRVQFNIKQGQKGPQADNVIVV, encoded by the coding sequence ATGTCCTCTAATATTGGTCATGTAAAATGGTTCAATGAGACTAAAGGGTTTGGGTTTATTGAACAAGAAAACGGTTCAGATGTATTTGTTCATTACAGTGCAATTAATGGTACTGGACATAGAACTTTACTTGAAGGTCAAAGAGTTCAGTTCAATATCAAACAAGGTCAAAAGGGCCCACAGGCCGATAATGTAATAGTAGTGTAA
- the gcvA gene encoding transcriptional regulator GcvA: MPRYLPSLNALKAFEAAGRHQNFTLAANELFVTQGAISRQVKQLEEYLGFPLFERRGQTLQLTAAGKQYLGAIKEALDTMDEATQSIIQQFRPNETLTISVLPSLSSRWLIPKINQFKQQHPHLQLNIITSDNTDALFEENVDIVIRSGKNNNWSRVDATWLMNEELIPICSPDLLQKNYPINTADDFHHYTLLEHTSRKHMWRNWFKQHNSEEPTEKRLGFEHYFMLIQAAHEKLGIALVPRFLIEQELISHSLVSPIPTPCTSQYSYYLITRKMKQIPQKISLFKEWILLICQASSTSN, translated from the coding sequence ATGCCTCGTTACCTTCCTTCACTCAATGCCTTGAAAGCCTTTGAAGCTGCGGGCCGCCATCAAAACTTCACTCTGGCTGCTAACGAGCTGTTTGTTACCCAAGGAGCCATTAGCAGGCAAGTCAAACAACTAGAAGAGTACTTAGGTTTTCCATTATTTGAGCGAAGAGGCCAAACCTTACAGCTCACTGCAGCAGGTAAACAATACTTAGGGGCAATCAAAGAAGCTTTAGATACAATGGACGAAGCCACTCAAAGCATTATCCAACAGTTTCGTCCTAATGAAACTCTCACCATTAGCGTTTTACCCTCATTAAGTTCACGCTGGTTAATCCCCAAAATTAATCAGTTTAAGCAACAACACCCCCATCTACAGCTTAATATTATTACCAGTGACAATACCGACGCATTATTTGAAGAAAATGTTGATATTGTGATTCGCAGTGGTAAAAACAACAATTGGTCTAGAGTGGATGCAACCTGGTTGATGAATGAAGAGCTGATTCCAATTTGTAGTCCAGATTTATTACAAAAAAATTATCCAATTAATACGGCAGATGATTTTCACCACTACACCTTGCTAGAACATACATCTAGAAAACATATGTGGCGTAACTGGTTTAAACAGCATAACAGTGAAGAACCAACAGAAAAGCGGCTTGGCTTTGAGCATTATTTTATGCTGATTCAAGCTGCTCATGAAAAATTAGGCATCGCTCTCGTTCCCCGCTTTCTTATTGAGCAAGAGCTGATAAGTCATTCGCTAGTCTCACCTATACCAACCCCTTGCACCAGCCAGTATAGTTACTATCTTATTACTCGTAAAATGAAACAAATACCTCAAAAAATTAGTCTATTTAAAGAATGGATCTTGCTGATTTGCCAAGCATCTTCAACCTCTAATTAG
- a CDS encoding AEC family transporter produces the protein MVDFLFLLEKVSFLFFLVLLGFVIGRCFTIELKTISTLLLYVLSPIVIFSGTAKAELTPTYLAVPIIFFVICVIFGLLGLRVGQRCWKDNTQHLFALSCSTANTGYFGLPVAMAILDDNGVALVIFSMLGITFYEYTIGFYITARGRFSVKKSLIKLAKIPFIYAFGTGLILNLTNFSLPDSLMSQLTVFKGAYTVLGMMLIGFSLANVGRQHIDWRLILLTTFSKYICWPLLIVALIFADQQYTQWLDQQMIFVMLLVAVVPLAANTIALAVELNVQPQKASVAVLTSTGLGIIMIPLYLAVLPGYLMNS, from the coding sequence GTGGTTGACTTCCTTTTCTTGCTTGAAAAAGTAAGCTTTTTATTTTTCCTGGTGCTACTTGGTTTTGTCATTGGCCGTTGTTTTACTATTGAACTAAAAACAATATCAACCTTATTACTTTATGTTTTATCACCAATTGTTATTTTTAGTGGTACTGCCAAAGCCGAATTAACACCCACTTATTTAGCAGTACCAATAATCTTCTTTGTGATTTGTGTAATCTTTGGCTTGCTTGGTTTGCGGGTGGGGCAGCGTTGCTGGAAAGATAATACCCAACACCTATTTGCTTTGTCTTGCAGTACAGCCAATACAGGTTATTTTGGGTTACCTGTGGCAATGGCGATATTAGATGATAATGGGGTCGCTTTGGTGATTTTCTCAATGCTGGGAATAACTTTTTATGAATACACAATTGGTTTCTATATCACAGCTCGCGGGCGTTTCTCAGTTAAAAAAAGCCTGATAAAGTTAGCCAAAATTCCCTTTATCTATGCATTTGGTACAGGACTAATACTTAATTTAACTAATTTCTCTTTGCCGGATAGTCTCATGAGTCAACTTACTGTATTTAAGGGGGCATACACTGTATTGGGGATGATGTTAATTGGCTTCTCTCTGGCTAATGTTGGCCGGCAACATATTGATTGGCGGTTAATTCTGCTCACCACTTTTAGCAAGTATATATGCTGGCCGCTATTAATAGTCGCATTGATTTTTGCTGATCAGCAGTATACTCAATGGCTAGATCAACAAATGATATTCGTGATGTTGTTAGTCGCTGTGGTACCCCTGGCAGCCAATACTATCGCATTAGCAGTTGAGCTAAATGTACAACCACAAAAAGCCTCAGTCGCCGTATTAACCAGTACAGGGCTGGGTATTATTATGATCCCGTTGTATTTGGCAGTATTGCCGGGATATTTGATGAATAGCTAA
- a CDS encoding SLC13 family permease, whose translation MSNTLQVASDAAIHSSVHNVGTGVTITFVVILVLMIVSLALEEKIHAKKSLIVAIFAAISLLLGAFFELLPFGSISLPNGHEINMPVFIPAVDWGVIAIILGSSIFVDVTSRSGLFTWVAIKLTKASAGDPLKLLWYYGIMTVIFSAVLNNVTAMIIVGSLTAVSLNKLNRSEKLLGFLLVQGLLTNIGGLLTLISSVPNIIVGNTAGISFVAFFLKASPYVLVATVITLWMGAKLFAIQSLASEEEKNQAKELVASFDERDGIESKRFFQFAGVMLIMFILTIATTSILPLVKDLGMGFVALGFATVMMIRYKSEVDQFYKAVDWDLITFFCALFVVINVMEHAQVLDLIGKGITALIGTEETAFGTSILLVLSAIFSSVTDNIPLAAMLAKILDTAGTASESSLWWSVVFGANLGGNLTPIGSASTLVAVTIMHKYKLSLSFAGFVKKALPFAVLHIILATIYVLIA comes from the coding sequence ATGAGTAATACCCTACAAGTGGCGTCTGATGCTGCTATTCATAGTAGTGTTCATAATGTTGGCACTGGAGTTACGATAACATTTGTAGTTATTTTAGTATTAATGATTGTCAGCTTGGCTCTAGAGGAAAAAATTCACGCTAAAAAATCACTGATTGTCGCCATATTTGCTGCAATCAGCTTGCTATTGGGCGCTTTTTTTGAGCTATTACCCTTCGGTAGTATTTCTTTACCCAATGGCCATGAAATTAACATGCCTGTGTTTATTCCTGCAGTTGATTGGGGGGTAATTGCGATTATTCTAGGGTCTAGTATTTTTGTTGATGTAACTTCTCGATCAGGACTATTCACTTGGGTCGCCATTAAACTGACCAAGGCATCAGCTGGAGACCCGCTTAAACTGCTCTGGTATTACGGAATAATGACCGTTATTTTCTCTGCTGTATTAAATAATGTGACAGCAATGATTATTGTTGGCTCATTAACTGCCGTATCACTTAACAAATTAAACCGCTCTGAAAAATTACTGGGGTTTTTATTAGTCCAAGGCCTACTGACCAATATAGGTGGTTTATTAACCTTAATTAGCTCTGTGCCTAACATCATTGTCGGTAATACCGCCGGTATCAGCTTTGTTGCTTTTTTCCTGAAAGCCAGTCCTTATGTACTGGTTGCAACCGTCATTACGTTATGGATGGGAGCTAAACTATTCGCCATTCAATCTCTCGCGTCTGAAGAGGAAAAAAATCAAGCCAAAGAGTTAGTAGCCAGTTTTGACGAGCGTGATGGTATTGAAAGCAAACGCTTTTTTCAGTTTGCAGGGGTTATGTTAATCATGTTTATCTTAACCATTGCAACCACTTCTATTTTACCACTGGTTAAAGACTTAGGCATGGGATTCGTTGCGCTTGGTTTTGCCACAGTGATGATGATTCGTTACAAATCAGAAGTCGATCAGTTTTATAAAGCCGTCGACTGGGATTTAATCACTTTCTTCTGTGCCTTATTTGTGGTGATTAATGTAATGGAACACGCCCAGGTATTGGATTTAATCGGGAAAGGTATTACAGCACTCATAGGCACGGAAGAAACCGCATTTGGCACCAGTATTTTATTAGTTCTGTCAGCTATTTTTAGCTCTGTTACAGACAATATTCCCCTAGCTGCCATGCTGGCAAAAATTTTAGATACGGCAGGCACTGCAAGTGAATCATCCCTCTGGTGGTCAGTGGTTTTTGGCGCCAACCTGGGTGGTAACTTAACTCCAATCGGCAGCGCATCTACATTGGTGGCAGTGACAATTATGCATAAGTACAAGCTTTCTTTATCATTTGCCGGCTTTGTTAAAAAAGCACTACCGTTTGCCGTGCTACATATTATTCTCGCTACTATTTATGTATTAATCGCCTAA